In one Staphylococcus lutrae genomic region, the following are encoded:
- a CDS encoding sugar efflux transporter translates to MFRELLTIKNYQLFLVNMMLIGMGIAITVPFFVLFATNQLGMTTHQFGLLLALAAMSQFAINSIVARFSDTHAINRKLLIIAGLLMGAISFILPFFVHSVVWFIILFAIFQGLFAPAMPQLYASARESINQSTSSSRAIFANSVLRSMFSFGFLFGPLVGNILNQIWGYSGLFIGTVVIILTALLLQFFFFKDVKVTKPIRERAVTEQNAPSLLTHRYLIIPFIAFVLLHIGQWMYTLNMPLFVTQYLNEEEKYVGHLASLCAGLEVPFMILLGMVASKIQTRTLLAIAAICGSLFFGSIGLFDSIRMMLVGQILLAAFLAVLLGIGISYFQDVLPQFPGYASTLFANAMVLGQLLGNLLGGAMSHWVGLGNVFYVSALSLSCGFVLILFTKSHSKSVQTTG, encoded by the coding sequence ATGTTTCGTGAATTATTAACGATAAAAAATTATCAACTTTTTCTCGTCAATATGATGTTGATTGGAATGGGAATTGCCATTACAGTCCCATTTTTTGTGTTATTTGCGACGAATCAACTTGGGATGACCACGCATCAATTTGGTTTGTTACTGGCACTTGCCGCGATGAGTCAATTTGCAATTAATAGTATTGTCGCACGTTTTTCAGATACACATGCCATTAATAGAAAATTGTTGATTATTGCAGGTTTATTAATGGGCGCAATCAGTTTTATTTTACCTTTTTTTGTTCATTCAGTCGTATGGTTTATTATTTTATTTGCGATATTTCAAGGGTTATTCGCACCGGCTATGCCACAACTGTACGCATCTGCACGAGAATCAATCAACCAATCAACGTCAAGTAGTCGCGCGATCTTTGCGAATTCAGTCTTACGTTCAATGTTTTCATTTGGCTTTTTATTTGGGCCGTTAGTGGGGAACATCTTAAATCAAATATGGGGTTACAGCGGTCTGTTTATCGGCACAGTGGTCATTATTTTGACTGCTTTACTATTACAATTTTTCTTTTTTAAAGACGTCAAGGTCACAAAACCAATACGTGAACGTGCAGTGACTGAACAGAATGCTCCATCATTGCTCACACATCGTTATTTAATCATCCCTTTCATCGCATTTGTGCTATTACATATTGGTCAATGGATGTATACGCTCAACATGCCTCTTTTTGTGACACAATATTTGAATGAAGAAGAGAAATATGTCGGTCACCTTGCGAGTTTATGTGCAGGATTAGAGGTCCCTTTTATGATTCTTTTAGGAATGGTTGCAAGTAAGATTCAAACGCGAACATTGTTAGCGATAGCGGCGATATGTGGAAGCTTGTTTTTTGGTAGCATTGGTTTATTTGACAGCATACGCATGATGCTTGTCGGCCAAATCCTGCTGGCTGCTTTTTTAGCAGTATTGCTCGGTATAGGCATCAGTTATTTCCAGGACGTGTTACCTCAGTTTCCAGGATACGCATCAACGCTATTCGCGAATGCGATGGTATTAGGCCAATTGTTGGGGAATTTGTTAGGGGGGGCAATGAGTCATTGGGTCGGATTAGGAAATGTATTTTATGTTTCTGCACTCTCTTTATCATGTGGTTTTGTGTTGATTTTATTTACTAAGTCTCATTCAAAATCGGTACAAACGACGGGTTAG